From Pseudodesulfovibrio nedwellii:
TTACTCCTGTGCAAATCATCATTCCCCGCCCCGTCAAAAATTGTTTGGCTTCCAATCACAGAGGACGATCTGCTCGGCAAAGAATTAGGCATTGCTTTCGAAGAAGCCGGATACACCGTCAAATTCATTGATCATGAAGCCTTGGGAAAACACCCCGGAGCTGTACTGCCAGAACTGCTTGAAGATGGGACGCCTAATCTTTTCTTTTCCATAAACTTCAAAGGAATCGATCATTTCGGCCTCTGCAGCCACATTCTCCATGAAGCAGGCGTTCAGGTCGCGGTCTGGATGGTAGATAATCCATTTAACGTACTTCCTACCGTCAAATCTGATTATTGGAAAAACATCAAGTTATTCGTCACGGATCACAGTTTTATCGGTCCGCTCATCGAAACTGGCGCTCGTTGGGTGACACACCTGCCTCTCGCCGCCAGCCCACACTTTTTCGAAAACACCGGCCAACTCCCCGACCATGCTCATGGCATTGAGGACGCCCTTGTCTTCGTTGGCCGCTCAGCATTCCCGGACAAAGAAAAATTTTTTGCAGGAATCAGCGTAAATCCCGCCCTCCTCACCACGATTCACGAAGCCGACGAAGCACACCGTTTCGACTATTTGTGGTGGCGCGAACAGATGAAAGACGTACAGCTCTGGCCCGGCAATCAGGTTCGTCAAATCGGTGCAGGGACAGAACTAACCAGCTCAAGATGGAAAAGCGACTGCCTGCACGCTGCCGGAGACATCACCATCTTCGGCGATGATGGGTGGAAAATCCTTGAGAACGCGGACGTACGCCCGGTAGTCGACTACTACGCACACCTCCCCGCCATCTATCGCACAGCTCCAGTCACACTCAACGTCACCGGCATGCAACTCCCGGCGGGCCTGACTCAGCGCCATTTCGACGTCTGGTGCGCAGGCGGCTTCCTGATCTCGGACACCAACCCCGGCCTACAAATCTTCCCGAAAGAACTGGTCGAACAAGTAACCTATACTCACCCGAACGAAATACGCGATCTATTCCTTCGCTACCGCGAAGAAACAGAGACCAAACGCAACCTCCGCCAAGCATGGCGCGAATGCATCCTGCACGACCATACCTATCGTAATCGAGTCGACACCATACTCACAGCCCTGAATTTGTAACCCACCCGCATAAAAGGGTTGTTTCGCCTTTCGAAAAGGAGTAACAATCCATCCCCAACGGGGACGTAACTCAGCTGGGAGAGTGCTACCTTCGCAAGGTAGAAGTCGGGAGTTCAAATCTCCTCGTCTCCACCAAAAAATAATTATCCTTTCAGCATATTAGCTGAGAGGATTTTTGCTTTTGTTCATTTTGTACAACTCCTGTACAACTTTTTCAATCAGCACTCACCGTTAGCAAATAGACAATCTCGATACTTTTGATGTTTTTTTCGATACAAAAAAAAGAACCGATAACTCTAGCTACGGTTCTTTTTTATAAGTTAACGCACGATCAACCTTCCATCGTCATCCCCTTCTTCTTCGATTTCATCCTCCAGTTCATCCACCTCGTCCTCATCATATTCCACAGAACGAGGTCTTCCATCCTCATCCAGAGCGTAAACGCCAGTTACAGCAAGGATGCCAACGGCTACTCCACCAATGAATGTCCAAAAGTCTCGCATAGATTTCTCCTATTTTAGATTTCAAAAACAGCACCACACCGATTGCAGCGGCACTCGCAAATGACATGACGATCGACGTGTTCGCCAACCTGATTGCCGACAGCAGCTCCGGTGAAAAATCCGGTAATTGCTCCGACCAGACTTCCACCAATGGCACCTACGACTGTTCCAACGACTGGAACAACGGAACCAATTGCAGCACCAGCAGCGGCTCCTGCGGATGCGCCTGTGTATCCAGCGGCTGCACCGATGGTTCCACCGACAGCTGTTCCAACTTTTTGGCCGGTATTAGCTAACACGACATGAGCCGAACTTTCACAATTCGGGCACACAAGAGTCTCTTCACTCATATTTCCCTCGGGATTATTTGTAGTTATTTGAGCAGCGCACTACGAAGCATTTCAAACATGGCTGGTGCCAGTTCAGGCAAATCATTGATAGTGCGGCTGTGGTTAGGAAGAAGTTTGGTGATGGCTTCAGACATGATGCCCAAGCCGTAAATCTCGACACCGAAACGTTTACCTTCTTCAATAGCATTGAAAGCCACGTTGAAGGAATCTGGATCTCCGTCGGTCAAGATCAAGACGATCTTTCTGGACTCAGAAAGCGGTACAACTTGCTGCAAAGTCCACCAAAGCGATTCACCAAGAGGTGTACAGCCTGTAGCACTTATAGCGAAGTTAGAATGTACCCGCTCGCCATGTCCTAAAAGAGAACAGACTGTCGGTCCGTTATTGTTTTCGTTACCACCATCAACCGAAGTTCCTGCAGGAAAAGCAGTCACGCCAACGTTAATGCCGTCGATAGCATTCAGAGCCGTGGCAACTGCATGGCAAACCTGCGTGGTCAGCTTGATGCGCCTACGCATTGAGCCTGAGCAATCCAGAAGGATGTGGACGGCAGTATTGATGCCCACCTGTTGCCCGGCCCTTTTGAAAACGCGAGCATCTGCTACCGACAACCGGTGTAGTTGTCTTGAGTCCAGGCGCCCATGACGACCAACCTTACTTCGCGTCAGCACGGACGATTGCAGCAAGCCTTGAAGCTGCGTCCGTAAGGCAGTCGATGCCTTCCTCGCTATGGCTGCGTCTTCTGATGGGATTGGTTTCGTGGCCTTGGTTCCGAGTTGGGCAACCCGCAGGACTTCACCAATATCCTTCGGCGTCTCCTTGCGTAGATTGTCCGCCAACACTTTGCCGAGATCAGTAGGCAAATCGGTTTCATCTGCATCAATCAACTTCTGCAGTTGTTGGCCTGAATCGGTAAAAACAGCGTCTGAAGGGTGTCCACCAGGGGCACCCTTTTTAGCCGCCTTTTCCGATCTCGACCCCCCATTTTCAGGGGGCAAAACAGCCGTTTGTTCCTTAAGGATAGAAACGACCTCTCTTGCGTACAAAATGCAATCTTGGGTCGAATCGCAATATGCATGAACCTTGTGAAGGACATGATTCAGCTGATCAATCAAACCTGGATAATGAGCCTCAACAAGTTTTCCGACTTCATCTCGTTGACTATTCAGCGAAGAAACGTCCCAAGCACGAACCGACAACAACAGCCAATTCAGGATTGCCATGGCTGGGTCAGAATTTTGCTCAGCGTCATTGCTGAACAGATGCTGAATCAACCAGTTGAAGTTTTGCCTACAACCTGGAAACAACCGGGCCAGCTTATGCTCAACCCGCCAATCCTCGAAGGCGTTCCAGACATGCATCTCAAGCGGTGTCAGATTCGCAAGACGCAACCAATCGAAGCGAGTTTCTCGGATATGGGCTGCTTCGTGATCGATATAGCCTCTGGCCAAACCGATGAGTGTTTCATCGCAATCCAGCGGGAGTGCAGGCAGATGGATAGTGTTCCCATCCGTATACGCGCCCTTGCCACCAATGATGACTTTTACACCGTATTTCCGTCCAAGAACGGAGGCCACCATGGGCAGTGATTTCATGAGAAGTTGGTTCTTCATGCTGATCACCACAACCCATGGCTGTCGATCAAATGCTGCTGCACAGGCTCAGGGATATAATCGGCTTTAACCGCAGCCTTCCCTTCTTGTAAGGGAGGAATCGTATCCGCAACCAGTCCAGTCAGAATGTCGGTTGTATCCTGTCCGCTCAGAATCTTCTGACCATGGGCTACCATTGTCGCAGGATCACGAAGCATCGAAACGACGCCCTGAAGCATAACCAATGCGCTTCCATGGATGTATCCACGTGAAGGCATCCGATTGAACGCCGCATCCAAGAGGTCCATGATTGGCACAACTCGCGGTTCGACAAAACTCAACCCCGACAGCTTGGTGTGGATGGAGCGTAAGGGAGACAAGGCTTTGTGTGTCACCTTATCCTTACCTTCAAAGCATCGATGCCAGGTATCCGTTGCCGCCTTAGCCACTTCACCGAACAGCGTGCTACCCAATCCATTTACTTCGTCCTGCAACCCTTGGTGTACGGCATTATCTACAGGCGGCAGCAGTTTAAACAGTTGCCATTTGAAGCCGATACGACTGCGCACGTAATCCGCACTGACTGTAGAACTGCCGATCAAATTTTCCCAACCTGGATGCTGAACGATCCAATCTCGTACTGCTTCGTCATATCGATTGAGGAACTGTTCTTTTGCAGCCAAGAAGTCATCACGAATCGCGGTCAGTTCCGACACGATGTCATCAGCACTGTCTTCAGGAATCGCCCAGCCACCAAGGAAGCGGACTCCAGTTCTGTCCAGCAAATTGACGGCACGAGCCTTGAGTGTACCGAAGATACGCAATTCCTGTGGGTTGCAAATCTTCTTACTGCCAAGCGAAGCAAGCTCTTCTGGAGGTAAATCAACACCACCGAAGTCAGCCGGTGTCAGTTTCTTCCGAGCCGTCCAGATGTTTACGTCCAGGTTCAGGGCCATCAAATTGTCCAGCACAGTGATATCCGTATGGGTATCCATAATTACTCCTTGGTTTCTTGTGGGAATAAACGTTGCGCCAGTTCGTGCAGAACGGTCCGGGTTTCGGGACTGGCACGATAGCCAAGAGCACGATCAAGCGCGTAGGTCACAGGTTGGATGCCTTGTCTAGCCAATGGTTGAAAGCGAACAGTCAGATCAGCCCAACGGATCAGGGTACGAGTCGAGAACGTGACTTCGATGGTCTCGCGATAATTGCCGTCGGCTTCTCCCATAAAGAGCTTACGGACCTCGTTGGCGTAGTCCACCATCTTGGTCCGCACGTCTTTGGGAAGATTTCCGGCCTTACGATGCAACAACTCCCGTTCCGCCTTCGGGCTCGGGTAGCCGATCTCGCAGAGCCAAAAGCGATCCATGAAAGCCAAGTTCTGACGAAGCGTCCCCTGGTAGAGACCGGTCTCATCAGTCCCGCCATTGGTGTTGGCCGTGGCTGCAAATCGAAACAACGGATGCGGCTTAATGACTTCGCTACCATTCTCAGGGATGCACAGCGGATCGCCATCCAGGATACCGTTCAAACCCGCAGCGGTTGCCGGATCAAGCAGATCGATCTCATTGAGCAGGAAAAGCCCGCCGAATTTCATCGCCAGCGCAAGCGGTCCGTACTGGAAGCTCATATTGGAATCCTCTACAGTCAGATGTCCGACCATATCCGGGAATTCCAACCGTCCATGACCAGTAATGTCAAAGACAGGATAGTTGAGCTTAGCCGCAAGCTGCTTGATAAGGCTTGTTTTACCCGAACCGGCAGGCCCGAAGACGTACAACGGATCAGACGAATCCATAAACCAGACCACGGCGTCACGACTGGAGTCATGAAACAGGTATGCAGGATTAATGTCAGGGGTGAATGAAGACGGTGATTCAAAGCCATGCACTTTACGCTTGGACTTCCTTCCGCTGAAGATTTCACCTGCGTCATGTTCGATAGTTTGCAAATCTCGCAGTTCCTTGATGATTTCACTCATGCTTTTCTCCTTTGAAAAAGCAGAAGCCCACACCTTGTAAGGCGTGGGCTTCTCTTTTTGCTATATTACGGTTCAAGCTACATGGCTGCGATAGATACGATAGTACGGATAACCTCTTCCTGATTTGTTTCCCATGCAATATTTTCCAAAGGCTGAGGGGAATCCTTAAGGCATGCATCGTATTTTTCCCGATACCCCTCATCCGCTACTTCGTTTACGGCATTAAGGATTTCATAACCTGTCATCTCGTATCCAGACCAATTGCGGTATGAAGAAACCATCTGCTCAGACACCTCTTCGAGGCTCCCCTGTTTAAGCCTGTCGACGACTTCGTCATACAATGCTTTCATGTGAGTCAAGATGAATCGCCCTCGTTCCGTTTTGAGAAATTCACTCTCTTCATCGTTTACGTATTTTTCTGGAGTCATCGCAATGGTCCGGGTACGCTTTCCAAATCGGAATTGAAAATCAGAAAACCTGTTTACAGGTGCCATATGTAGTTCTCCTTTCGTAATAACTTATTAGTGGGAACGGCTCATGTACATGAGTGAAACCGCTATTCGTAATGCATCAGATGTGTCGAATGTGATGGGATGTCTCCCGACCAACTCAACAAGACTGTCAATATTTTCTTCGTATGCTTCACGGAACTCCGAATCTCCGACCTCATAGAGAGCCGCAAGTATTTCGCGACCATATATCTCTGTGCCCGGAGAATTATCGTAATCAGATATAATTTCACTACATACGCTTTCCTGTTGACCTTCTTTGAATCTGGTTTTGAGTTCTTCAAACAATGCTTTCATTTGAACAAGGATGTATCTCCCCCGATCGGAATCAAGGAAACAACTCTCGTAATCGTTCACGAATTTTTCCGGTGACATGGCAACCTCGCGGACATGGTCACCGAATGGTATTTTAAAAATAAGTTCTTCATCTTCCGGGGAATTACCAATGGCATTACCAACGTTCAAAGATGCATTAGTAAAATTGCTTATAATCTTAAGCGCATTCATATTGTCCTCCTTTGTGCTCCGGTTTGTATTGAGGTAAGATATACATGTTGTCTATTCCGCAAGCTGGAAAGTTCCACGAGGAATAGTTACGTACTTCGATACCTGTTCATGACAAAATATAACGGGATATACTGAGCGCTGGGTCCACGTAGAGACGAAAAATCCTCGTCTTCAAAGAAGTAATATATATCTGAAATAGAATGAAATGCAGACCCAATTTATTTTGACGAAGAATATATGATTCGGTTATGAATAATTGTAAACATGTCCACCAGATAGTCTGAATTATTTTTCTGTTAAAAAGGAACCACCATGTCAAATATATTGCCTGACGATGTCGATTTTTTTCAAACAGAAGGCGAAGAGCGATTCTATAATTTTCTCAAACACGTCGCTAAGCCAGAAGGCAGATTCCTAAGTTGGTATCTTCCCGACCTCAAAGGCAGAGAGCCTGATTTCATCATGTTCAGCAAGGATGTGGGGCTAATAATATTTGAAATTAAAGACTGGGCTCTCAACCAGATTATCGAAGCTAACCCACAATATTTCGTTCTCAATATTGCAGGTAAACCTGAAAAACGAAAAAATCCTCTTTTCCAAGCCAAGGAATATTTTTCTTACTTAATCGAAAAGCTAACAGACGACGGAAGACTCCTCTCTCGTGAACCTGAACACTACGGGAAACCGAGAATCCCGATAAGTTACGGTGCCGTTTTCCCTAACATCAACAAATTCGAATTCCTTGAGAAGGGGCTCGGAGACGTTATCCCTGCGGATAAGACACTGTTTTGGGACGACATGCATTCTTCTTCCGATATTTGTACAGATCCGTCCGGCAGGAAATTCTCGGAAATGCTCAAGCAGATGTTTCCCCCCGTCTTTCTTTTCCAACCAACAGGCAAGGACTGTGAAATTCTTCGAAATGTGATCTTCCCTGTTATTCGTATGAAACTTCCAAACAGAACAGCAGAAAATGATTACGAAACAGACAAGACGCGCCTTCAGCAGTTGGACTACAATCAAGAAGCAATTTCCAGAAAAATGGACGAAGGGCACAGGATCGTCACAGGCCCTTCCGGCAGCGGAAAAACGCTCATACTAGTACATCGAGCAGCTCAACTTCTGAAATACAACCCAAAGGTCAAACGAATTCTTTTCGTTTGCTACAATCTAACCTTGGCAAACTACATACGCAGACTCTTAGCCGACAAGAAGCTTCCTTTGGGGAAATCAGGAATAGATGTATTCCCCTTTTACCAGCTTTGCTCTCGTATAGTTCATGAAACAGTGGATAATGATGGTGAAGGAAAGGATTATTATGAACTCATCCTACAAGAAGCGATGGAGCGATGCCAAGAATGCGATCTTCAATATGATGCCATTTTGATAGATGAAGGTCAGGACTTTTCCGATGACATGCTAAAGGTCGTCATGGGACTGTTGTCACCAACTTCAAAAAGCCTGACGATTGCCATGGACAAAGGACAACGAATTTATCAACGTAGGATGTCTTGGAAAGAAATTGGCATTGATGCAAGCGGACGAACTCACCATTTGGACTGGGTATACAGAAACACAGAAGAAATAGCTGGTTGGGCTGCCCGATTCATGGGAGAAGCTGTCAATCAAAATCACAATAGCACTCAGCACGAACTACTCCCCAATCTCTTGGGACATCATGGACCAGCACCTTCAATGCCTCTTTGTGGCGACTTTAATGAAACATCTTCAACCATCATCCAGAAAGTGAAAGAATGGTTGGGAAAAGGATATCCGGCATCTGAAATCGCAGTGCTTTACACAACGAGCAAACCGACAACCATTCCAGATTTACATATTCCCACCCATATCAAAGATGCACTGGAAGAAAACGGGATTCTCTGCCAGTGGATTTCAGAGGACGCAAGAAGCAAAGAGGCCTACGACGTAACTACGGACAAAGTATCCATTTCAACCATCCACAGCGTCAAAGGTCTCGATTATGCTTGTGTTCTATTAGTAGGTGTTGATTTCATTGATCTTGATCGCATAGGTAAAGAGCAGGCACGGAATCTAATTTATGTCGCCATGACTCGAGCACGGACCGAACTAGTAATCCCTTGGGTTCAAGAAACGAAGCTGACGTCCCGGCTCCAAAAGGCTCTACAAATTTAGACGTTTTTCCCTCACTTACTCCAGTGTGTTGCCGAAAAGTTATGGTGTGACTTCTTCTAATTGAGGTCACACCCTTTCTTTATCCCATTGCGCGGTTCAATTATTTTGTCTGCAACTTTCCTTCTCTTGGAAAAGTACGGTGTTATCTCTTTTCCTCATGCACATTCTTAAGTTTAAAGAGATCGCCCCCTTATGGCCCAATTGGGCTTGGCTAGCATTTGGATTTATCCCCATCTATTTTTGGAAGCATCATTCCTTCTCTTCCTGTATGCGTACACCACTTTCGCGAAACTTAAGAGCCTTAGTTGTCATAACAGTTTTGAGTTTTACACTCATCCTTCTTTTCTGCAGGCATTCTACAGAAAAGCACCGAAGTCACGCTATACAAGAGTCTCCAATATCACACCCACTTTCCCAAAGAGATCGAGAATTCGTGATCAGGTGGCTTCAATCCATGAGTAACAAATTTGAAGCTACCAACATGACATTCTTCAGTCTCCCGATTTACCGCAATGAAGCCAATGGGAGTCTTTTGGGCTTTATCGCATTTAAAAAACAAAAAATCATTTTCGCTTCAGGTGTTAACCAAGTTCAAGAAGCAACATATGGAATCTTCAGCCACTTCATCTACGCCAATGACGAAATTTACCTAGAAGACTGTCTCACGACAACAGGGCGCTACGACGACCAAACTGATACATTTAAATTCCAGTCAGGCAGTAAGAATTATACTCTGTGCAATATAGATGCTGGTGCGCAAGGGAAGTATAGGCGGATAGCAACATGTTTATGCGAATTGAAAAATGGGGAATTTAGGGTGAACCAAATTCTTTCCAATTAACCTAGGACTTATCCTCAACATTCACAGTCCATCAAATACGATTTGCGGAAAAGACTAATGAAACAACTGTTAGAAAAATGCGACCAACTCTATTGATTTTAATATGTTTTCATGGTCAAAAAAACAACTCACTCGACATCTATTCATATTTGGATTTGTCAATCTGACACAGGAGCTTAACGTGGTTAATAAAAACTCATTGGATTCACATGGAACAAAGCTCCTGCGCCTATTCCAAAAACTTATGCTTGAAGGAAGACGGCACTATCAAAGCGACCTTGCAGAATATCTTGATTGCTCACCGCAAACAGTTATGCGTCTTATCGGAGAGATAGAAGGGACTGTAGGCACTGGTCTTGAAATTGGGACGGAAAATCGCCGCCGATACTACCAACTCAAATCTCTCGCATCTAGACGTACACTGGGGTTAGAATTCGAGGAACTTCGTTACCTCGCCATCTGCCATGACTTGGCATCGCCTCATCTGCCTCAACAAATTTCAGCAAGAGTCGAAAAAACGATATTTGAGCTTTCAACCCTCATGGCAGATCCTGATTACGCTCGCAGAAATGACGCACAACAGCAGCAGATAGGATTCAAGTCCAAAGGATACATAGATTACACCGGGCATTTCAAACATATCGAAAGCCTCATAGACGCTGCTCAAAAACGCAACATCTGCCTTGTTGACTACAAAGCCAACTCCCAAAAAGAAGCAAAAAACTATTTTTACGCTCCTGGTCGCATCATCACCATGAATGGCGCTCTTTACGTGCGCGGCCATAAGGTATCAAAAGGGCTAGCAGAAAAGGAACGAGCAACGACTTTCGCCATTCACAGAATCCAAGATGTCACACAGACAGATAAAACTTTCAATTTTGATGCGACAATCGACGATGAGGGCTCATTCGGCATGAGTTGGCACGAACCCAAACGCTTCCGCATCGCCTTTGACGAGAAGACTGCAGACTACGTACGAGAACGGACATGGAGCGAAGACCAGAAAATTGAAGACCAAGAAGACGGTGGACTTATTTTGGAATTAACGACGGTCAGTGAACGAGAACTCATGGCCTGGGTGTGGAGTTTTGGAAAATTGGCGACGCTATTATAAATAGAGGTAACATATGAACCAACGAGTAGAAGATATGCATGAGCAAAACATCGAATTAATGAGGAAAGAGGCGATTCGCCTCATTGAATGGGAGATTGAGTTACTTGAGGAGCTTAGAGATAAAAAAATTGTCACTGAGGCTCAACAAGAAAATGCGAAAGCAACATTCACTCTTCCGAAAATAATCAAATACATCGAAGTGCTGCAAGGAGAACAGCACAAGCTAAAAAATCTCGAAATAACTTTGGCGATTGTCGGCACAATGAAAGCTGGCAAGTCGACGACGATTAATGCGATTGTCGGTTCTGAGATTCTCCCCAGTCGGAATAGGCCTATGACAGCCTTGCCGACTCTCATCAAACATAAGC
This genomic window contains:
- a CDS encoding helix-turn-helix transcriptional regulator, with protein sequence MVNKNSLDSHGTKLLRLFQKLMLEGRRHYQSDLAEYLDCSPQTVMRLIGEIEGTVGTGLEIGTENRRRYYQLKSLASRRTLGLEFEELRYLAICHDLASPHLPQQISARVEKTIFELSTLMADPDYARRNDAQQQQIGFKSKGYIDYTGHFKHIESLIDAAQKRNICLVDYKANSQKEAKNYFYAPGRIITMNGALYVRGHKVSKGLAEKERATTFAIHRIQDVTQTDKTFNFDATIDDEGSFGMSWHEPKRFRIAFDEKTADYVRERTWSEDQKIEDQEDGGLILELTTVSERELMAWVWSFGKLATLL
- a CDS encoding DEAD/DEAH box helicase; the encoded protein is MSNILPDDVDFFQTEGEERFYNFLKHVAKPEGRFLSWYLPDLKGREPDFIMFSKDVGLIIFEIKDWALNQIIEANPQYFVLNIAGKPEKRKNPLFQAKEYFSYLIEKLTDDGRLLSREPEHYGKPRIPISYGAVFPNINKFEFLEKGLGDVIPADKTLFWDDMHSSSDICTDPSGRKFSEMLKQMFPPVFLFQPTGKDCEILRNVIFPVIRMKLPNRTAENDYETDKTRLQQLDYNQEAISRKMDEGHRIVTGPSGSGKTLILVHRAAQLLKYNPKVKRILFVCYNLTLANYIRRLLADKKLPLGKSGIDVFPFYQLCSRIVHETVDNDGEGKDYYELILQEAMERCQECDLQYDAILIDEGQDFSDDMLKVVMGLLSPTSKSLTIAMDKGQRIYQRRMSWKEIGIDASGRTHHLDWVYRNTEEIAGWAARFMGEAVNQNHNSTQHELLPNLLGHHGPAPSMPLCGDFNETSSTIIQKVKEWLGKGYPASEIAVLYTTSKPTTIPDLHIPTHIKDALEENGILCQWISEDARSKEAYDVTTDKVSISTIHSVKGLDYACVLLVGVDFIDLDRIGKEQARNLIYVAMTRARTELVIPWVQETKLTSRLQKALQI
- a CDS encoding DUF3150 domain-containing protein, with product MDTHTDITVLDNLMALNLDVNIWTARKKLTPADFGGVDLPPEELASLGSKKICNPQELRIFGTLKARAVNLLDRTGVRFLGGWAIPEDSADDIVSELTAIRDDFLAAKEQFLNRYDEAVRDWIVQHPGWENLIGSSTVSADYVRSRIGFKWQLFKLLPPVDNAVHQGLQDEVNGLGSTLFGEVAKAATDTWHRCFEGKDKVTHKALSPLRSIHTKLSGLSFVEPRVVPIMDLLDAAFNRMPSRGYIHGSALVMLQGVVSMLRDPATMVAHGQKILSGQDTTDILTGLVADTIPPLQEGKAAVKADYIPEPVQQHLIDSHGLW
- a CDS encoding AAA family ATPase, with the protein product MSEIIKELRDLQTIEHDAGEIFSGRKSKRKVHGFESPSSFTPDINPAYLFHDSSRDAVVWFMDSSDPLYVFGPAGSGKTSLIKQLAAKLNYPVFDITGHGRLEFPDMVGHLTVEDSNMSFQYGPLALAMKFGGLFLLNEIDLLDPATAAGLNGILDGDPLCIPENGSEVIKPHPLFRFAATANTNGGTDETGLYQGTLRQNLAFMDRFWLCEIGYPSPKAERELLHRKAGNLPKDVRTKMVDYANEVRKLFMGEADGNYRETIEVTFSTRTLIRWADLTVRFQPLARQGIQPVTYALDRALGYRASPETRTVLHELAQRLFPQETKE
- a CDS encoding glycosyltransferase family protein → MPRPRYQTIIDEIGMKKSMPTSKEQFEWYVNDGPEDCPIVFLGLGPEPDKIPKWFGLSDTDTLYFVECQDFVDQTDNNWNGAIPDNFTRIAADVFTAEIAANSHVIRYLPVQRAFPSFYGPLTARLLLCKSSFPAPSKIVWLPITEDDLLGKELGIAFEEAGYTVKFIDHEALGKHPGAVLPELLEDGTPNLFFSINFKGIDHFGLCSHILHEAGVQVAVWMVDNPFNVLPTVKSDYWKNIKLFVTDHSFIGPLIETGARWVTHLPLAASPHFFENTGQLPDHAHGIEDALVFVGRSAFPDKEKFFAGISVNPALLTTIHEADEAHRFDYLWWREQMKDVQLWPGNQVRQIGAGTELTSSRWKSDCLHAAGDITIFGDDGWKILENADVRPVVDYYAHLPAIYRTAPVTLNVTGMQLPAGLTQRHFDVWCAGGFLISDTNPGLQIFPKELVEQVTYTHPNEIRDLFLRYREETETKRNLRQAWRECILHDHTYRNRVDTILTALNL